The Heliorestis convoluta genome includes the window GTGAAGGCACAAGCAGTGTGCCGCCGCCTAAAGCCAAACCGCTTAAAACACCGGCAAGAAGGCCGATGATTCCTAAGAAAATGGCCATAACATTCTTACTCCTGCTACTATCATAAATAATCCCAATAGAAGGCGAAGATTCTTTGGTGAGATGTGATTCATTAAGCGAGCACCTAGATAAGCGCCAACCATACCTGTAAGGGCGACAACGATAGTAAGTTGAAGAGGCAGAAAACCATGATACCAGTAAATTAAAGCGCTGGTGAGTGAGGTAGGTAAAATGACTGCCAAGGAAGTTCCATGGGCTTGATGTTGTGCCAGACTCAGAAAAAAGACAAGGGCTGGAATGACAATGGTCCCCCCACCTATGCCAACGAGACCATTCACCAGTCCTGTCGCCAGGCCGGCTAACAATAAAAAAAATAAAGTTCGTCGATTTACAGAAAAAAAAGACATAATAGCCTCCCTGCCTTGTGTCCTCTATGGTTTTCCCAAAGCTTCTAAGAAGGAATCTGGTATTCCATGTCTAATTACAAAAGTAAAGAGAAAAGGGAGCAGGAACTGTACACACAAGGGGGAGCAGGTGATGAGATTACGAACCTTGATTGTCGATCAAGAGCACATGGCCCGTCAGAAGCTACGACAACAGTTAGAAAAATACGATCTGATCCAGCTCGTTGGTGAAGCATCCTCTGCCCAGGAAGCCTTTGATTTACTCGAACATATCGACTATGCATTGATTTTCACAGAAGTAGAGCTTGCTGGTGGAAATGGGTTGGACCTTTGTGCCCGATTAAAAGAATCTGCGAACCCACCTCTTGTTATCTTTGTGACATCGTCGGAACAATATGCTTTGAAAGCCTATGAAGTTGATGCCATTGATTATCTGTTAAAGCCTTTTGCCGAAGAACGTATCGATGAGAGCATTCGTAAAATCAAACGCTTTAAGGCAAAAAATCAGTCTAAATCAAGTGCTTCCATGTCTTTGCAAAAAAATGTTTATCTAGGAATCATTCCCGTGGAGAAAAATGGGAAAACCATTCTTCTTAACCAAAGTGAAATTGTATATGCTTTTACTGACAAAGATGCTGTCTATATAAAAACAGCAGGAGAGCAATTTATCACCAAGTACACTTTAAAAGAATTAGAGACACGCCTGCAGGGACAGCATTTTTTCCGCTGTCATCGTTGCTATCTCGTGAATTTAGAAAAAACCAAAGAAGTGGTTCCTTTTTTTAACGGAACATTCACACTTATTGTGGATGATCTCGAAAAAAGCGAGGTTCCTGTCAGTCGTAGCCAATCGAAAAAGCTAAGAGAGTTACTCGGTTTATAGTAAAGAAAACTCCAGTGATACACTGGGGTTTTCTTTTTATTTTATCCTTTCTCCAGGGTCTTCTCTCATCAAAAAACACATATATAAGAGAGCAAGAAGAAGAGGGGAGCGGGTATCGTGGGAGGTGCTCTAGAAGACTTAATTGTGCCCATGCTGCTGCTGAGCTTTGTAGCTGGCTTTGCCACAACGCTAGGTGCCTTTGTTGTCTTATGGTGGCCCAATCTGCAACCCCAAAAACTTAGTGCTTTTCTTGGCTTTGCCAGTGGTGTAATGATAGTTGTCGTTGCCCTCGATCTATTACCGACGGCCTGGCAGTGGGGTGGGCTAGGTGCTATGGCAACCGGTTTTGTCATGGGTTTCATAGTGATTGCAATAGCCGATCTACTTTTAACTCGCCTCACAAGATCGACCCTAGGAAATGGAACCATGGCACCTTTACGGAAAATGGGTTACTTGATTGCGATTGGCATTTCATTGCATGACTTTCCCGAAGGTATTGCGATAGCCGCAGGGGCTGCTGCAGAAGTTCATCTTGGTTGGGTTGTGGCCTTGGCCATTGGGCTACACAACATTCCTGAGGGGATTGCTACAGCGGCACCTTTACGCATGAGTGGCTTACGGGCCTGGAAAATTATTTTGCTCACAGTCATTATGTCACTGTTTACGCCACTTGGCACTTTACTTGGCTTTGGCTTACTTGCTATATCGACAGAAGTGTTGGCACAACTGATAGCCTTAGCAGGTGGTGCAATGGTTTATCTTGTCTGGGATGAGCTATGGCCTGAAGCGAGAAAAAATAGCCCTTTCTGGGCTTACACAGGTGCCTTAATCGGAGCCCTTTGCATGGTTGCTGTTTCCTTCATTCATCACCACTAAAAAGGGCAAAATCAAAAAATGGGAATATAAGGGATGACTTGTCCATATCTATGAAACAAAAGAGTTTCATAAGGGAGGACGAGTGGTCATGGACAAAGATAGAAGCTGGTCAGCAGGTATTATCTTGCTTGTCACAGCGCTGGTTATTGCTTTTGGTCTTGGAGGATGCCAGGCCATAGATCGGTATGTATCTATGAAACAAGATTTTAAAGCGAAAGAAACAGGCGTTATACCGACAGAAGGAACAGTCGTTATGGAACAAGAGACCTTTGAGCAAAGTGCAGAGCTCGATATGGACAATCCTCCTTTCTTAGGGGAGCAATACATACTAACGCTCTACTTTGCTGATTCGAAAGGACAAAATCTCGTTGCCGAAGAAAGATCGATACCCAAAACAGAAAGCCTGGCTCGCTCGGCTGTGCAAGAGCTGATTAAAGGACCAAACTTGACACAAGATGCCTCACCAACCGTTCCAACCGGTACAAGGTTATTGGATATTAATATTCGGGATGGAATTTGTATTATTGATTTAAGCAAAGAGTTTAAAACGAATCATGAGGGTGGTTCAGCCGGAGAGACCTTGACAGTGTATTCCATCGTAAATACACTTACCCAGTTTCCAACGGTAGAAAAAGTGCAGTTTCTGGTTGAAGGTCAGATCATAGAAAGTATTGCTGGTCATATGGATGTCTCTCAGGCTATGGCTAGACATAATGCTATGATTGCGGAATAACCATGATTTTTATGTATAAATAAGAAAAAAAAGCCCGCAACTGTCGTCAAAATTCAGACGATGGTTGCGGGTTTTTTTGATCTACTTTATGATAGAAGCAGGGCATTTAAGAACCAATTCGACAAAAAAATGGTCATAGATGCGAATCTTTTTGGTAAGGATTGCTGATTGTAGCAATTCATCAAGTGAGTGAGATGGGGATGGGGATGTGAGAAATAACTCGCATTTTTTTAAGCAGGAGGCAAGTGTTGAATGAAAAAAGAAATGATAACGCTATTACTAGGAGGTGTCTTGTTACTGTCTCCCCTTGCTTCTACGATGGCAGAAGCAGGGCAGAATGGCGCATCACCAGGTTGGATTCATTCTAGCTGGCAAATGTTAAACCAGCAGCAAGAACTAAGAGGAGATCAGAAGGAATTAAGACCAGAGAAAAAGGATTTGCCAATAGAGATGGAGAACTCTCTATTGCCAGAAGAACAGAAAAATACAAGAGCTGTTGTAAATGGACAAGTTGTCAATATCCGCTCCGGCCCTGGCACTTCCTATTCAATTCTCACTACATACCGGGCCGGGCAGGTCGTTGAAGTCATAAAAAGTCAAGATCAATGGTCGCAGATTCGTATGAATAATGGCTCCCATGGCTGGATAGCACAATGGCTCTTACAATTTCCAGAAGAAAATGTAAAGAAAGAAGAACCAAAGGATTTCAAAGATGAAAATCCTACATATGATGATTCTAAAGAAAGAGATAGTCGCTTTGGCGTAGACCAGGGTTCTTGGTTGATCACAACAGAGTATTCGACCAATATTCGAAGCGGACCGGGCTGGGAATACAGCATTATAAAGACTGTGCCGAAAGGTCAAAGCTTTGAACTTCAGCAAGTACAAGATAATTGGTATCAAGTGTTGGAAAAGGGGCAGGTTATTGGTTGGTTAGCTTCCTGGTTAGCAAAAGCAGAACCCCTTTCTCCACAGGAGCCAGTCCAAGCAGACATCGATATGGAGAATCGAAGAAATGTTGGTGAAGCCAGTCGAGGAGGCTATAATCCGACTGCGCCAGAAAACAACGTAGGAATTACACCTGAGAGTTATCTAAACTCTTCTAGCTTGACGGGTAAGACCATCGTTATTGACCCTGGCCATGGCAACTTAAATCTTCGTTGGAACGTTATTGATCCTGGTGCGGTAGGTCAACTGGGGACGAAGGAAAAAGATATTTGTCTGGATATAAGCTTACGACTGGAAGAGCACTTGAAAGCTCGGGGCGCGACTGTTATTCTGACACGGCGTGGAGATGGCGATATCGCTATTTCCAATGAGTTGCATTATCGAGCGGAAGTGGCCAACTCTGCCCAGGCCGATCTTTTTGTAAGCATACACAACAATGCCCACTTTAACAAAGATGTAGGAGGCATTGCTACTTTTTACTATGCTTCCGGTTCCTTGCAAGGACAAAAAAGTGAGAGAGTACGAGTTGCTTCTATGATTCAACAAGCTCTGGTACAAGAACTAGGGCGAAGAGATATTGGCATTAGAGAAGCGAACTTTGTTGTCTTACGAGAGACCAAAATGCCCTCTGTTCTTGTAGAGATCTTATTTATCTCTAATCTAGAAGAAGAGCGATTGTTACAACAAGAAGATATCAGAGAAAGATCAGCCCGCTCTATTGCAGAAGCATTAGAACGGCATTTTGAACAGCCCTAATGGTAACAGATAAACAAGCACGTGAGTTTTTTTCTCACGTGCTTCCTTCGTTGGTAACTTTTCTTTTCACCAAGCATATTATATGCTATGGTTTAAACGGACGATTTAGCGCCTTTTGGCTAGGAGTGAGGTCTTTTGAGACGTTGCCAACCTATAGGACTTTTTGATTCAGGTGTTGGCGGATTAACAGTGGCTCAAGAAATATTTCGCCAACTTCCCCATGAAGAGATTCTTTATTATGCCGATACAGCTCATGTACCTTATGGCCCTCGTCCTGCAGAAGAACTAATTCACTTTGCGACTGAGATTACCGCTTTTCTCGTGTCACAGGGTGCCAAGATGATCCTCGTAGCCTGTAACACAAGTTCTTCTCTGGCACTACAAATGCTGCAAGAGCGTTTCCCAGTACCGATCATAGGCGTAGTCGATCCAGGTGCACAAGAAGCAGTTCGTATTACTCAAAACGGACGGGTCGGTGTTCTTGCTACAGAAGCAACGATTCGAAAAGGTGCTCACAGCATGCGCATTCAAGAACTCGATCGATCCATCCAGGTAATAGGTCAAGCTTGTCCACGCTATGTGCCTTTGGTTGAATCGGGCCAATATTTATCAGCAGAAGCAGAACAAGCTTCTCGTCTCTATCTTCAGCCCTTGATGGATGCATCGGTAGACACAATTATTTTAGGATGTACCCATTACCCCTATTTAGAACCATCGATTCGCAAAGTTATTGGTGATAACATTCACTTGATCGATCCAGCTCGACAAACAGTCGCTAGAGGAATAGCTTTGATCGAAAGTGGTCTCGTACCAGCTCGTGATAGCCGCTATGGAAAACCTTGTCATCGTTATTACGTTAGCGGCGATTTACAGGCATTTCGTCAGGTCGGTGGACCACTCATTGGAATGCATCTTTTAACGGATATTCGCCAAGTTTCTCTCCATGGAATCTTAGATGGAGCTGCTCCACAGCTCATATCTGCAACAGCCTGAAAGATGGCACTGCGTAGAATCTATCGAAGAAAGACTTGGAATTTGAAAGTGTGATTTGGGCGGTACAAGACGATATGAGCAAAAAAGTTGGAATTACAACAACCATACCAATAGAAGTTGTCTATGCAGCTGGTTTGAGGCCTGTTGATCTAAACAATCTGTTTATTGCCGGAGAAAAACCAAATGAAGCAGTAGAAAAAGCAGAACAGGCTGGTTATCCACGGAACATCTGTGGTTGGATCAAAGGACTCTATACAACTCTGTTGGAATCAAAAGAGATCGAGCAGGTTATAGCCGTCACACAAGGGGACTGCTCTAACACCCATGCTTTGATGGAAACTTGGCAAGCTGCAGGAATTGAAGTGATTCCTTTTGCCTTTCCCTATGATGGAGATTATGATCTGCTCAAATTGCAGATAGAAAAACTTATAAAAGCGCTTCATACAGATTGGGATAGCGTTTATCTATGGAAGCAAAAGCTTGATAGAATACGCCAAAAAGCTCACCAAATCGATACGTGGACCTGGCAAAAAGGTTCTATCGATGGGAAGAACAATCATCAGGCTTTGGTTGGCTGTTCCGACTTTGACGGCAATCCTGATCAGTATGAAGCCTTTCTTGAACATATGCTACAAGCTGCAATTGGACAAGAACAAAAAGGGGCGGTGCGCCTTGGTTATGTAGGCGTACCACCCATCTCCTATGATCTATACGATTATATTGAAAACCAAGGTGCCCAGATTGTGTTTAACGAGGTGCAGCGACAGTTTTCCATGCCCTTTGAGGTTTCTGACTTGGTCAAGCAGTATCAGCAGTACACCTATCCTTACTCCATTTTTCATCGACTCCGGGATATAGAGCAAGAAATTGAGCGTCGGAATATTGCGGGCATTATTCACTATACGCAGAGCTTTTGCTTTCGTCAAATCGAAGATATTATTTTGCGACAAAGGCTCAATGTGCCCATATTGACCCTTGAAGGCGATCGACCAGGGCCTATAGATGCGAGAAGTCGCATGCGGATTGATGCTTTTATTGATATGTTGGCGTATTAATAACACAGCCCCCGGGCATGACTGGTCAGTACGAAAATAGATAATTTGTGGTGGGGTCAGGCGTTATGAATTCCTTCCGAACGGACTCATCCCACGCCATGAGCGGCAGCAAGCTGCCGATGGCTGAGGTCTGAAGTCCTCTCTCCAGGAAGTCATAACGCCTGACTCAGGTACATTTTGCTGGTTGTGACTGAGTTTTGGGCCTATTGCATTGCAAATACAATAGGTAGTTGCGGATAGAAGAAAGTTTCGCCAAGCTATTCCAACGGAAGTAACAATCAGCAAAAACCTTCTGGGTCAGGGCATCACGCTTTCCGCAGCGGGACTTGGGACCTCAGCTGTCGCCAGCTTGCTGGCGGTAACAGCGTGGGACCAGTCCAGAGCGGAGGAAAGCGTGATGACCTGGCCCCTCTATGAAGTAACCCCAACGTAATCAGGAAATATTGATTTTCATCGTTGGTTGTGCCCGACTGGGCATGACTGGTTAGCTAACGAGGAATATACTTAAAAATTTCACCCGTTTCAAAAGCATCAACAAGCCGATTCAGCCATTGGTAGTACTGTTGAGCTTCTTCAAGTCGGGCTACATCTCGTTGTGCTTTTTCTCTTAACTCATCAGGTGTTCTTTCGTCTGCGATCACAGCTTGAAGTTCTGAGAGAGAGCGTTCTATGGCGGCTTGGTTCATAACACTGCTTTTGCGCCACTTGATACAAAAGAAATGACTGAACGTTTCATACCAATCTTCTTCGACACGGTAGAGATCTTTTCGAACGCCTTTTTTCCATGTCTTTTCGACCATTTTGAGGTCTGTTAACGTTTTTACACCTGTGCTCATGCTCGTTTTGCTCATGCCCAGGGCTTCGCTCATTTCTTCAAGCGTCATCGGTCCATCGTTAAAATAGAGGATACCGTAGAGTCGACCGATAGAAGGAGTTACGCCATAGAGGTCCATATTCTTAGAAAGAGCTTCTACGACTCTTTCCCGCGCTTTTTCGATGCGCTCTTGTGCATCCACTGTTGTTTCCTCCTTCATTATCTCGCTCCATTGCCTTCTACAGTTTGCCTCTTTCATTGTATATAGATCGATTAATAGATGAGATTTTTTCCTACACACCCTTTTGATTCTAATTGATCCCGCTGTTTGATGTAAAGTAGCAACATTTCCTTTAATGGATAGGAATCTGGAGGATATGTACGGTGAAGGGACTTATGCTTTGTACAGTTTATTCTGTACAAAAATTTCAGACCTTATGAACCTTATATGCTTTTTGATCTTTTTATTGCTTGTCTCTTATAATTAAAAAGGTTCGATAGTTTTGGTAAAAAATACATCACTTTTACTGTACTTGCTATCTAGACCTGTGTTTCTGCTCTGGATTCCGAGATTCCTAGTATTTTTGCCAGTACGACCAAGCTTTATGGCTTACGTTTACTGGCGAAGAAGTTTGAAGGTGATAAAAAATTGGCGAAAATTAAAGTTCAAAATGTAAGCAAGTTATTCGGCAAGCAAAAGAAAAAAGCTTTACAGCTTATCGATGCAGGACTGGGCAAGCAGGATATTTTAGAGCAAACAGGTGTAGCCGTAGGTGTACACAATGTTAGCTTTGAGGTGCAACCCGGCGAAATTTTTGTGATTATGGGTTTATCGGGCAGTGGAAAGTCTACGTTGCTTCGAATGTTGAATCGCTTGATTGAGCCGACTTCTGGTGAGATCTACATAGACGGTTCCAACCTTGTTGCGATGAAAGAGGACGCGTTGAGAGAACTGCGTCGCAAAAAGATTAGTATGGTTTTTCAACGCTTTGCTCTTCTTCCTCATCGCACAGTGCTCGCTAATGCTGCCTATGGCTTAGAGATTCAGGGTATGGCGGAAGCTGAACGGAAAGAAAAAGCGCAAGAAGCACTTCATCTTGTAGGTTTGCAAGGTTGGGAAGAGTCCTATCCCGATGAATTAAGTGGCGGTATGCAACAAAGAGTCGGCCTAGCAAGGGCACTGGCCAACGATCCCGATATACTTTTGATGGATGAAGCTTTTAGCGCTTTAGATCCGCTCATTCGAAAAGATATGCAAGACGAGCTTTTATCTTTGCAAGCGACGATGGAAAAAACGATCATCTTTATTACCCACGATCTTGATGAAGCGTTGCGCATTGGCGATCGCATTGCCTTAATGAAAGATGGCAAAATCGTGCAGTTGGGTTCACCAGAAGAGATATTAATGAATCCATCTAATTCTTATGTAGAGCGATTTGTAGAAGATATTGATCTCTCCCGCGTTTTAACAGCAGGTCATGTCATGAATCGCCCTGAAACGATGGGTCTTGACAAAGGACCTCGTGTAGCTTTGCAGTTAATGCGTGAACGAGGTATCTCTACGATTTATGTGGTCGATCGAAAACAAGTTCTTCACGGCGTGATCACAGCACAAGATGCTTCCAAGGCAATCGAAAAAGGCTTGTCCTTACAAGATATATTGATTCGCTCTGTTCCGACTGTTTCTTTGGACACCCTTCTTTCTGATTTATTCGACAGGGTCTCAACCTCACCCGTGCCCGTTGCTGTTGTGGATGACCAAGGTAGAATCAAAGGTCTATTGATTAAAGGCGTCATTCTCGGCGCTCTAGCGGGAAATAAAGAAGCTCTTTCTTTTGATAAAGTTTTAGAAAAACAGAGTCTAGAAGATTTGCAGGAGGGACAAGGCGCTACACCCCAAGAACTACATCAAGAAAGTCAACGTAAGAATGAAAAGGATAGTCAAGCTCTTCCGGAAAGAGAGGTGGGCTAGCCATGGGTGAGCTCTTGCCAAAAATTCCGGTAGATCGAGCTATCGAAGCGGTGCTTGACTTTTTCCTTACGCATTTTGAGGGCTTTTTCCGCTTTTTGTCAAAGCACTTGGAAAACTTTGTTGAACTCCTTGTTTTTATGATGTCTTTCTTTCCTTCTATTGTGTTGATTGCAGCACTTGCTGCTCTAGCTTGGTATGTTCGTGATTGGAAATTTGCACTCTTCACGGGTCTCGGTTTGCTCTTTATTGAAAACATTGGTTATTGGAAGCAGACCATTGATACGCTTGCTCTTGTCTTAACGGCTGTGGCCATATCTGTGCTCCTCGGTGTACCAATAGGGATTTTATCAGCGCAACGAGATGGTGTCCGCAATGTGGTGACACCCATTCTTGACTTTATGCAGACCATGCCTGCTTTCGTTTATCTCATTCCAGCTATCTTTTTCTTTGGTCTCGGTGTGGTACCTGGCATTGTAGCTTCTGTGATTTTTGCTATGCCTCCAACGATTCGATTGACCAACCTAGGGATTCGACAAGTGCCGGCTGATCTGGTTGAAGTGTCTGATGCTTTTGGCTCTACAGCAAAGCAAAAGTTGTTGAAAGTTCAGTTGCCACTGGCTATGCCGACGATCATGGCTGGCGTGAATCAGAGCATTATGTTGGCACTGTCAATGGTCGTCATTGCTTCTATGATTGGCGCTCCAGGCCTTGGCGAAGAGGTGTACCGGGCTGTAACACAATTAAAAATTGGTTCTGGCTTTGAGGCTGGTCTAGCCATTGTCGTACTTGCCATTGTGCTGGATCGGTTTACTCAAAATATAAAAAAGAAGTAGAAAGGGGTTCTAGCTTTGAAAATTTCGTTTTTACAAGGTAAGAAAAAGCTAATGACACTCGCACTTACGGTAGGTTTTGCCGTTGCTTTGGCTGGCTGTGGCCAGGAAGGAACTGTCGATGGTGATGCTTCGATCGGTGCACAAGTTAATTATCAGATTACAGGAATTGATCCTGGTGCAGGCCTAATGAGAGCCACCGATCGAGTGCTTGAAGAGTATGAGTTAGATGGCTGGCGTGTACAGACGGGGTCCGGTCCTGCCATGACTGCCGCATTAACGCGGGCTTACAACAACGAAGAGCCCATTATTGTAACAGGTTGGACACCACACTGGAAATTTTCTAAGTTCGATCTCAAGTATCTTGACGATCCGAAAGGCATTTATGGCGATGAGGAGTTCGTACATACGATTGTTCGCCTAGGCTTGAAGGATGATCATCCTGCTGCCTATGAAGTGCTGGATCGTTTTGCTTGGACGCCTGATGACATGGCTTCTATTATGGTGATGGTGGAAGATGGAATGCAGCCTACTGAGGCAGCCGCTTCTTGGATTGCCGACAATGCTGAAACTGTAGCAACCTGGACCGAAGGTGTAGAAGCCGTAGACGGTGATAGGCTCACTCTCGCCTATGTGGCTTGGGATTCTGAAATTGCTAGTAACAATGTGATTGCGCAAGTTCTAGAGACTGTTGGTTACGATGTGACGTTGCGTCAAGTAGAGCCTGGTCCCATGTGGGCTGGCGTAGCCGATGGCAGTGCCGATGCTATGGTAGCAGCCTGGTTGCCAACGACTCATGCGGACTATTACAGTGAATTCGAAGGTCGCTTTGAAGATCTTGGTGTGAATATGGTAGGAACGCGCATTGGTTTGGTCGTTCCTGCTTATATGGATATTGATTCAATTGAAGATTTGAATTCTAAGTAAGGTAAAGGACCCTTCAGGCTGACGAGCCGAGGGTCCTTTTTTTATCGCTGCCAAGGTCGGAATGCCTTGGTTATATTTCTTGTCTGAATTGTGAAAAAGAGGTATAATATTACATTGATAAAGCTGTGGGAAGGGAAGTAAAGCGGATGAACTATACACTTATGAATAAGTATAGGCCCGTTGTGGAACTGAGCATTGACGAGGAAACGTCCGCTATCATAAAGGTCGGTCAGGTGCTTCATCCGGATTATCTTCCAGTGGGTATCCAGATTACCAGGGGGATTCCAGACAGAAAAAGCCTCAATGACTGGTGGCGCGGACGTTCTATTCCAGCCAGCCGTTCCGGTATACGGAAAGCGCTTGCCCTTTTAAATGTATCCCATACGGAGCAGCTTCTCACCAAGTGCTATGGCTTGAGCCTGTCAGACCAGTATTGGATCAACCCCATAGAGCAGCCTTTGAAATGGGAGAATATTAATTTTTTCGAGAATACTTTTTCGGACGATGTAGGGAACGCTCTCTTTGGTCAGGCACCAGAAATCGGTGAGCTAGATTTGCTCTCGCCTTGCAATACTTCCGACGGATGGCTGAAAAAGAAGTGGAAGATTCTCGCTGGGGAACGGGTCCTCATCAAATCCGGAAGCAATCCATTCCAGCAAGAACCTTTAAACGAGGTCCTTGCCACCTCCTTGCACAAGCGTCTGAACGGTGCGACCTATGTTCCGTACCATCTGATCTGGGAGAACAACGTCCCCTACAGCGTCTGCTCGAATATAGTCACACCGGATACGGAGCTGGTTAGCGCCTACAACATTTTCAAGAGCCGAAAAAAGCAAAATCATCATTCTTTCTACGAGCACTTCTTGTTATGTTGCGACCACTTAGGCATATCAGGTATGAAGGAATTTTTGGACTATCTGCTAGTCTTTGATTTCCTGATTGTAAACACAGACCGGCACTTCAATAACTTTGGCTGCATCCGAAACGTAGAAACTTTACATTGGCAGGGTCCCGCGCCGATTTTTGATAGTGGAACAAGTCTGTGGCACGATCAAGTGAGTAGAGCCATTCTGCCGCAAAGCGATGTGCCTTGTCAGCCCTTCAAGGCTACTCACAGTCAACAGATTGTCCTTGCAGGCAATCTTGATTGGGTGGATTTTTCCGCCCTCCAAGATCTAGACGAGGAATTCCGAGCATTGCTTTCATCTTCTCCCTACATTGATGAGCCAAGAAC containing:
- the cudC gene encoding choline uptake/conversion transcriptional regulator CudC; its protein translation is MDAQERIEKARERVVEALSKNMDLYGVTPSIGRLYGILYFNDGPMTLEEMSEALGMSKTSMSTGVKTLTDLKMVEKTWKKGVRKDLYRVEEDWYETFSHFFCIKWRKSSVMNQAAIERSLSELQAVIADERTPDELREKAQRDVARLEEAQQYYQWLNRLVDAFETGEIFKYIPR
- the murI gene encoding glutamate racemase translates to MRRCQPIGLFDSGVGGLTVAQEIFRQLPHEEILYYADTAHVPYGPRPAEELIHFATEITAFLVSQGAKMILVACNTSSSLALQMLQERFPVPIIGVVDPGAQEAVRITQNGRVGVLATEATIRKGAHSMRIQELDRSIQVIGQACPRYVPLVESGQYLSAEAEQASRLYLQPLMDASVDTIILGCTHYPYLEPSIRKVIGDNIHLIDPARQTVARGIALIESGLVPARDSRYGKPCHRYYVSGDLQAFRQVGGPLIGMHLLTDIRQVSLHGILDGAAPQLISATA
- a CDS encoding quaternary amine ABC transporter ATP-binding protein, yielding MAKIKVQNVSKLFGKQKKKALQLIDAGLGKQDILEQTGVAVGVHNVSFEVQPGEIFVIMGLSGSGKSTLLRMLNRLIEPTSGEIYIDGSNLVAMKEDALRELRRKKISMVFQRFALLPHRTVLANAAYGLEIQGMAEAERKEKAQEALHLVGLQGWEESYPDELSGGMQQRVGLARALANDPDILLMDEAFSALDPLIRKDMQDELLSLQATMEKTIIFITHDLDEALRIGDRIALMKDGKIVQLGSPEEILMNPSNSYVERFVEDIDLSRVLTAGHVMNRPETMGLDKGPRVALQLMRERGISTIYVVDRKQVLHGVITAQDASKAIEKGLSLQDILIRSVPTVSLDTLLSDLFDRVSTSPVPVAVVDDQGRIKGLLIKGVILGALAGNKEALSFDKVLEKQSLEDLQEGQGATPQELHQESQRKNEKDSQALPEREVG
- a CDS encoding N-acetylmuramoyl-L-alanine amidase, with translation MKKEMITLLLGGVLLLSPLASTMAEAGQNGASPGWIHSSWQMLNQQQELRGDQKELRPEKKDLPIEMENSLLPEEQKNTRAVVNGQVVNIRSGPGTSYSILTTYRAGQVVEVIKSQDQWSQIRMNNGSHGWIAQWLLQFPEENVKKEEPKDFKDENPTYDDSKERDSRFGVDQGSWLITTEYSTNIRSGPGWEYSIIKTVPKGQSFELQQVQDNWYQVLEKGQVIGWLASWLAKAEPLSPQEPVQADIDMENRRNVGEASRGGYNPTAPENNVGITPESYLNSSSLTGKTIVIDPGHGNLNLRWNVIDPGAVGQLGTKEKDICLDISLRLEEHLKARGATVILTRRGDGDIAISNELHYRAEVANSAQADLFVSIHNNAHFNKDVGGIATFYYASGSLQGQKSERVRVASMIQQALVQELGRRDIGIREANFVVLRETKMPSVLVEILFISNLEEERLLQQEDIRERSARSIAEALERHFEQP
- a CDS encoding LytR/AlgR family response regulator transcription factor; this translates as MRLRTLIVDQEHMARQKLRQQLEKYDLIQLVGEASSAQEAFDLLEHIDYALIFTEVELAGGNGLDLCARLKESANPPLVIFVTSSEQYALKAYEVDAIDYLLKPFAEERIDESIRKIKRFKAKNQSKSSASMSLQKNVYLGIIPVEKNGKTILLNQSEIVYAFTDKDAVYIKTAGEQFITKYTLKELETRLQGQHFFRCHRCYLVNLEKTKEVVPFFNGTFTLIVDDLEKSEVPVSRSQSKKLRELLGL
- a CDS encoding ZIP family metal transporter encodes the protein MGGALEDLIVPMLLLSFVAGFATTLGAFVVLWWPNLQPQKLSAFLGFASGVMIVVVALDLLPTAWQWGGLGAMATGFVMGFIVIAIADLLLTRLTRSTLGNGTMAPLRKMGYLIAIGISLHDFPEGIAIAAGAAAEVHLGWVVALAIGLHNIPEGIATAAPLRMSGLRAWKIILLTVIMSLFTPLGTLLGFGLLAISTEVLAQLIALAGGAMVYLVWDELWPEARKNSPFWAYTGALIGALCMVAVSFIHHH
- a CDS encoding ABC transporter permease: MGELLPKIPVDRAIEAVLDFFLTHFEGFFRFLSKHLENFVELLVFMMSFFPSIVLIAALAALAWYVRDWKFALFTGLGLLFIENIGYWKQTIDTLALVLTAVAISVLLGVPIGILSAQRDGVRNVVTPILDFMQTMPAFVYLIPAIFFFGLGVVPGIVASVIFAMPPTIRLTNLGIRQVPADLVEVSDAFGSTAKQKLLKVQLPLAMPTIMAGVNQSIMLALSMVVIASMIGAPGLGEEVYRAVTQLKIGSGFEAGLAIVVLAIVLDRFTQNIKKK
- a CDS encoding 2-hydroxyacyl-CoA dehydratase family protein, producing the protein MSKKVGITTTIPIEVVYAAGLRPVDLNNLFIAGEKPNEAVEKAEQAGYPRNICGWIKGLYTTLLESKEIEQVIAVTQGDCSNTHALMETWQAAGIEVIPFAFPYDGDYDLLKLQIEKLIKALHTDWDSVYLWKQKLDRIRQKAHQIDTWTWQKGSIDGKNNHQALVGCSDFDGNPDQYEAFLEHMLQAAIGQEQKGAVRLGYVGVPPISYDLYDYIENQGAQIVFNEVQRQFSMPFEVSDLVKQYQQYTYPYSIFHRLRDIEQEIERRNIAGIIHYTQSFCFRQIEDIILRQRLNVPILTLEGDRPGPIDARSRMRIDAFIDMLAY
- a CDS encoding GerMN domain-containing protein; translated protein: MDKDRSWSAGIILLVTALVIAFGLGGCQAIDRYVSMKQDFKAKETGVIPTEGTVVMEQETFEQSAELDMDNPPFLGEQYILTLYFADSKGQNLVAEERSIPKTESLARSAVQELIKGPNLTQDASPTVPTGTRLLDINIRDGICIIDLSKEFKTNHEGGSAGETLTVYSIVNTLTQFPTVEKVQFLVEGQIIESIAGHMDVSQAMARHNAMIAE